Proteins from one Cryptomeria japonica chromosome 4, Sugi_1.0, whole genome shotgun sequence genomic window:
- the LOC131057906 gene encoding dynamin-2A-like isoform X4, whose product MQRREEEMKNRASKKSHDAEQSLLNRATSPQPGSQQTGGTLKSMKDKSNQADKDKKETSVLQTAGPDGELTTGMYYRGGNRRWYF is encoded by the exons GCAACGCAGGGAAGAAGAGATGAAAAATCGAGCTTCCAAAAAAAGCCATGATGCAGAGCAATCTTTGCTTAATAGG GCAACAAGTCCGCAACCTGGTAGCCAACAAACAGGTGGAACCttaaaatcaatgaaagataagtcCAATCAGGCAGATAAAGATAAGAAGGAAACATCTGTATTGCAAACTGCTGGTCCTGATGGAGAGCTTACAACAG GAATGTATTATCGAGGAGGTAACAGAAGATGGTACTTCTGA